From Thalassococcus sp. S3, one genomic window encodes:
- a CDS encoding DUF1499 domain-containing protein yields MGRLMIGLWVLLAVIVVGMGYIRLAPSDPVRWHAEPTVTTDINTTGGAKRLVETGPDGLARLDAIARVAPRTRVLWGSVESGMVTYVTRSKVMGFPDYTTVQQDGDRLKMHGRLRFGRSDMGVNAARLDAWIAALQS; encoded by the coding sequence ATGGGACGTCTGATGATCGGATTATGGGTTCTCTTGGCAGTGATTGTCGTGGGCATGGGCTATATTCGCCTCGCGCCCAGCGATCCGGTGCGTTGGCATGCCGAACCGACCGTGACCACCGATATCAACACGACCGGCGGCGCCAAACGGCTTGTCGAAACCGGGCCGGACGGTCTGGCGCGGCTTGACGCCATTGCACGGGTAGCTCCGCGCACACGGGTCCTGTGGGGGTCGGTGGAGAGCGGTATGGTGACCTATGTCACGCGCAGCAAGGTCATGGGCTTTCCCGACTACACCACCGTCCAACAGGACGGTGACCGGCTCAAGATGCATGGCCGGTTGCGCTTTGGCCGATCAGATATGGGCGTCAACGCCGCTCGGCTCGACGCCTGGATCGCTGCTCTGCAATCCTGA
- the speB gene encoding agmatinase, whose translation MALEDAKTQVDQAFTRESLRGPSFENTFGGATSFLRRLYTKDLTGVDVAVTGVPFDQAVTNRPGARLGPRAIREASSLQAPDAPYGWPYDPLSVLNVIDYGDLAFDYARVPDFPDALTAHIKTILDAGAASLALGGDHYVSFPILRAYAEKHGPMSLLQFDAHTDTWPDDDMSRIDHGTMFYKAVKSGIVDPATSVQVGIRTTNEDTLGVNVIDAREVHETGPQAVVEKIKGILGDRPVYLSFDIDGLDPAFAPGTGTPVWGGLTSAQAAIILRDLAGINIKGGDVVEVSPPYDTTGATAIAGAHVATEILCLLGWHLRT comes from the coding sequence TTGGCGCTGGAAGACGCAAAGACCCAGGTAGATCAAGCCTTTACGCGAGAAAGTTTGCGTGGCCCGTCCTTTGAGAACACGTTCGGAGGGGCCACATCCTTCCTGCGGCGTCTCTATACCAAGGACCTGACAGGCGTTGATGTCGCGGTGACCGGCGTGCCTTTCGATCAGGCGGTGACCAACCGGCCCGGCGCGCGGCTGGGGCCGCGGGCGATCCGCGAAGCCTCCAGCCTGCAAGCGCCCGACGCGCCTTATGGCTGGCCCTACGATCCGTTGAGCGTGCTCAATGTGATCGACTATGGCGATCTGGCCTTTGACTATGCCCGCGTGCCGGACTTCCCCGATGCGCTCACGGCACATATCAAAACGATCCTGGACGCCGGTGCCGCATCCCTTGCGCTTGGCGGCGATCACTATGTGAGCTTCCCGATCCTGCGCGCCTACGCCGAGAAACATGGGCCGATGTCGCTTTTGCAATTCGACGCCCACACCGACACCTGGCCCGACGATGACATGAGCCGCATCGACCATGGCACGATGTTCTACAAGGCGGTGAAATCCGGCATCGTGGACCCGGCGACCTCAGTCCAGGTGGGTATCCGCACCACGAACGAGGATACGCTGGGCGTGAACGTCATCGACGCGCGGGAGGTGCATGAGACCGGTCCGCAGGCCGTGGTGGAGAAGATCAAAGGCATCCTTGGCGACCGTCCCGTCTATCTGAGTTTCGATATCGATGGGCTCGACCCCGCATTCGCGCCGGGCACCGGGACGCCAGTCTGGGGTGGGCTCACCTCGGCTCAGGCGGCGATCATCCTGCGGGATCTGGCGGGCATCAACATCAAGGGCGGGGATGTCGTCGAGGTCTCGCCCCCCTATGACACAACCGGCGCCACAGCGATCGCCGGCGCCCATGTGGCAACCGAAATTCTCTGCCTTCTGGGATGGCATCTGCGAACATGA
- a CDS encoding DUF4167 domain-containing protein produces the protein MRSSKSRSRSKSNRNRPSGGNVVNRVFDSSGPEGKVRGTPQQIIDKYNQLARDAQLGNDRVAAENFQQHAEHYLRLLSEAQREIDARREEQERQNRERQAERDRERAERQERESNTAAEPTETEKSDALEVAGDTANDDDTGLVETPESKPKRTRRKPRAKKVEVEETAAAPKEAKPEETPEDTPTKAAE, from the coding sequence ATGAGATCGTCCAAATCACGTTCGCGGTCGAAGTCCAACCGCAACCGGCCCTCAGGTGGCAACGTCGTCAACCGTGTGTTCGACAGTTCCGGCCCTGAAGGCAAAGTGCGTGGCACGCCGCAGCAAATCATTGATAAATATAATCAACTCGCCCGCGACGCCCAACTGGGCAATGACCGGGTGGCGGCTGAGAATTTTCAGCAGCACGCCGAACATTACCTCCGTCTGCTCAGTGAGGCACAGCGCGAGATCGACGCCCGGCGGGAAGAGCAGGAACGCCAGAACCGAGAGCGCCAGGCAGAACGTGACCGCGAACGCGCGGAGCGGCAGGAACGCGAATCGAATACGGCGGCCGAGCCGACCGAGACCGAAAAGTCCGATGCGTTGGAGGTTGCAGGTGATACGGCCAACGATGACGATACGGGCCTTGTTGAGACACCGGAGAGCAAGCCCAAGCGCACACGCCGCAAACCTCGCGCCAAGAAAGTAGAGGTTGAGGAAACCGCGGCTGCGCCAAAAGAGGCCAAGCCGGAAGAGACGCCCGAAGATACACCTACAAAGGCGGCCGAATAG
- the rsmA gene encoding 16S rRNA (adenine(1518)-N(6)/adenine(1519)-N(6))-dimethyltransferase RsmA, whose translation MSAIDTLPPLREVIATHQLSARKSLGQNFLLDLNLTAKIARQVARLTESDVLEIGPGPGGLTRGLLAEGARRVVVVEKDSRCLPALQDIASAYPGRVHVIEGDALEVGPLAHLTPPIQIAANLPYNVGTELLVRWLTPPEWPPFWQSLTLMFQREVADRIVAQPGSKAYGRLAILAQWRCDARIVMSLPPGAFTPPPKVSSAVVHLSALPAPRFEADAGTLSRVVAAAFNQRRKMLRAALKGLSPDIEDRLRTTGIAPTERAEQVSIEAFCALARAMDAT comes from the coding sequence ATGAGCGCCATCGACACTCTTCCCCCGTTGCGCGAGGTGATTGCAACGCACCAGCTTTCCGCGCGGAAATCGCTTGGCCAGAACTTTCTGCTGGATCTCAACCTGACCGCAAAGATCGCACGGCAGGTTGCACGGCTCACCGAAAGCGACGTTCTGGAAATCGGGCCGGGACCCGGCGGGCTGACCCGTGGCCTTCTGGCGGAAGGCGCGCGGCGGGTTGTTGTGGTTGAAAAGGACAGCCGCTGCCTGCCCGCGCTGCAGGACATCGCGTCGGCCTATCCCGGACGCGTGCATGTGATCGAAGGCGACGCGCTGGAAGTCGGCCCCCTTGCGCATCTCACACCCCCCATCCAGATCGCGGCCAACCTGCCCTACAATGTGGGCACGGAGCTTCTTGTCCGGTGGTTGACCCCGCCGGAATGGCCGCCGTTCTGGCAAAGCCTGACGCTCATGTTCCAGCGGGAGGTTGCAGATCGCATTGTCGCGCAACCGGGCAGCAAGGCGTATGGACGGCTCGCCATTCTGGCTCAATGGCGCTGTGACGCGCGTATCGTGATGTCGCTTCCACCCGGTGCGTTTACCCCGCCGCCCAAGGTGTCGAGTGCGGTCGTGCATCTTTCCGCCCTGCCCGCGCCGAGATTTGAGGCGGATGCGGGAACCTTGTCGCGGGTGGTGGCTGCAGCCTTCAATCAGCGCCGCAAAATGCTGCGCGCTGCCCTCAAAGGGCTCAGCCCTGATATCGAGGACCGGCTTCGCACCACCGGCATCGCACCGACCGAGCGGGCCGAACAAGTTTCCATCGAAGCTTTCTGTGCCCTGGCCCGCGCCATGGACGCGACCTGA
- the prfA gene encoding peptide chain release factor 1 yields MVPEDRLDQILQRFQFLEARMADGAAADQIATLAKEYSDLKPVVEQIAAYRQIRADMAEAETMLDDPDMRELAEEELPSLKAQLPGAEHALQLALLPKDEADARPAMLEIRPGTGGDEAALFAGDLLRMYQRYAEARGWRFEILDEQATELGGIKEVTAHVQGENVFARLKYESGVHRVQRVPTTESGGRIHTSAATVAVLPEAEDVDIQIDANDLRIDTMRSSGAGGQHVNTTDSAVRITHIPSGIVVTSSEKSQHRNREIAMQVLKTRLYDLERQRVDSERSADRAAQVGSGDRSERIRTYNFPQGRMTDHRINLTLYKLDAVIGGDLDEIIDALTTDDQARLLAEMAQ; encoded by the coding sequence ATGGTACCCGAAGACCGCCTGGATCAAATTTTGCAGCGTTTCCAGTTTCTGGAAGCGCGGATGGCCGATGGGGCCGCGGCGGATCAGATCGCGACGCTTGCCAAGGAATATTCCGATCTGAAACCGGTGGTCGAGCAGATCGCGGCCTATCGCCAGATCCGCGCCGACATGGCCGAGGCGGAGACGATGCTGGACGATCCCGATATGCGGGAGTTGGCCGAAGAGGAATTGCCGTCCTTGAAAGCGCAACTGCCTGGCGCGGAACATGCGCTGCAACTGGCGCTCTTGCCCAAGGACGAGGCGGACGCGCGGCCCGCCATGCTGGAGATCCGGCCCGGGACGGGAGGCGATGAGGCCGCACTCTTTGCCGGGGACCTTTTGCGCATGTATCAGCGCTATGCCGAGGCGCGCGGCTGGCGCTTTGAGATCCTGGATGAACAAGCGACGGAGCTGGGCGGCATCAAGGAAGTGACCGCCCATGTGCAGGGAGAAAACGTCTTTGCCCGCCTGAAATACGAATCCGGCGTTCACCGCGTGCAGCGCGTGCCGACAACGGAAAGCGGCGGGCGCATTCACACATCCGCAGCGACCGTGGCGGTCCTGCCCGAGGCGGAGGATGTGGACATCCAGATCGACGCTAACGACCTGCGGATCGACACCATGCGGTCGAGCGGGGCAGGCGGGCAGCATGTGAATACCACCGATTCCGCGGTGCGGATTACCCATATTCCCAGCGGGATCGTCGTGACCAGTTCGGAAAAGTCCCAGCACCGCAACCGCGAGATCGCGATGCAGGTCCTCAAGACCCGGCTCTACGATCTGGAGCGGCAGCGTGTGGACAGCGAACGCTCCGCCGACCGCGCGGCACAGGTGGGCAGCGGGGACCGGTCCGAACGCATCCGCACCTACAACTTTCCGCAAGGCCGTATGACGGATCACCGGATCAACCTGACGCTTTACAAGCTAGACGCGGTGATCGGCGGTGATCTTGATGAGATCATTGATGCGCTGACAACCGATGATCAGGCCCGGCTTTTGGCCGAGATGGCGCAATGA
- a CDS encoding LPS-assembly protein LptD, translated as MAMRRLLTALAMLCLPTVTAAQETPEDRPAVLVADRVFVTSDEKLVAEGNVAAYHATQTIKAARITYDRRTGSLTIEGPIRLTEGDRVTILADAAELDEDLQNGLLTGARMVLDDQLQLAAVQIGRTNGRYSQLYKTAVTSCRVCEEGEAPLWQIRARRVIHDQQERQLYFDDAQFRVLDVPVFYLPRLRLPDPTLERASGFLYPSTRTTSQLGTGIRIPYFFRLGDHADLTLAPYLSSGTTTLDFRYRQAFRSGRISFEGAYTEDDLLPDNTRGYLFGQGIFQLSRDYELSFDIEWVSDDAYLLDYGVSDKDRLDSEIALTRTYRDQFTRAALIHYDSLRDGEDESLIPTIVADFQHERRYFPDRLGGEVRLGFFGHTHHRTSNLDMLGRDVSRLTAEIDWLRNWVLPIGLRADWQMGLAVDVFDIQQDSAFQSDITRTTPHASLSLRYPMTRSTASGATHFLEPVVQIGWSDSGGGDVPIDESGRVEFDQGNLLSLSRFPAKDAREEGFAFAYGLNWSRFGTSGWQTNFTIGQIIRDDAIGAFSETSGLVGTSSDFLFAGQIQTDFGFDLTARTLFNENLDVAKAELRGDWRGTRTEISGSYIWLDEDPDEDRTQSVSEIYLDGSYNINRFWTASANWRYDLADTRAATAGIGLAYRNECVEVDLSLNRRYTSSTSVEPSTDFGFNIAFRGFGVSSGTERYVRSCNNT; from the coding sequence GCGCGCATTACCTATGATCGGCGCACGGGATCGCTGACCATCGAAGGGCCGATCCGGCTGACCGAGGGGGATCGCGTCACGATCCTGGCCGATGCCGCCGAGCTGGACGAGGATCTGCAGAACGGTCTTTTGACCGGTGCGCGCATGGTGCTGGATGATCAGCTACAACTGGCCGCCGTCCAGATCGGGCGCACCAACGGGCGCTACAGCCAGCTTTACAAAACGGCCGTCACCTCGTGCCGGGTTTGCGAGGAAGGCGAAGCCCCGTTGTGGCAGATCCGCGCGCGACGGGTGATCCACGATCAGCAGGAACGTCAACTCTACTTTGACGACGCGCAGTTTCGCGTGCTGGACGTTCCGGTCTTTTATCTGCCGCGACTGCGTCTGCCCGACCCGACGCTGGAGCGGGCCAGCGGATTTCTCTATCCCAGCACCCGCACCACGTCTCAACTGGGCACCGGCATTCGCATCCCCTATTTCTTCCGGCTTGGCGATCACGCCGACCTGACCCTTGCGCCTTATCTGTCATCCGGGACAACAACGCTCGATTTCCGGTATCGTCAGGCTTTTCGGTCCGGGCGCATCAGCTTTGAGGGTGCGTATACCGAAGACGACCTTCTACCCGACAATACAAGGGGATACCTCTTTGGTCAGGGCATTTTCCAACTGAGCCGCGATTATGAGCTGAGCTTTGATATCGAATGGGTCAGCGACGATGCCTATCTGCTCGATTACGGTGTCAGCGACAAGGACCGGCTGGACAGCGAGATCGCTCTGACCCGGACCTACCGTGATCAGTTCACGCGCGCCGCCTTAATCCACTACGATTCGTTGCGCGACGGTGAAGACGAATCCCTTATCCCGACCATCGTCGCGGACTTCCAGCACGAGCGGCGCTATTTCCCCGACCGCCTTGGCGGTGAGGTGCGGCTTGGCTTTTTCGGCCATACCCATCATCGGACCTCGAACCTCGACATGCTGGGCCGGGATGTGTCGCGGCTCACGGCCGAGATCGACTGGCTGCGCAACTGGGTGCTGCCGATCGGGCTGCGTGCGGATTGGCAGATGGGCCTTGCCGTGGATGTCTTCGACATTCAGCAGGACAGCGCCTTTCAAAGCGACATTACCCGCACCACGCCGCATGCGTCGCTGAGCCTGCGATACCCCATGACGCGCAGCACCGCTTCGGGTGCGACGCATTTCCTGGAGCCTGTCGTACAGATCGGCTGGAGCGATTCCGGCGGGGGCGACGTGCCTATTGATGAAAGCGGGCGTGTTGAATTCGACCAGGGCAACCTCCTGTCGCTGTCGCGCTTTCCCGCGAAAGACGCACGGGAGGAAGGGTTCGCCTTTGCCTACGGGCTCAACTGGTCCCGCTTCGGGACAAGCGGCTGGCAAACCAACTTCACCATCGGCCAGATCATTCGCGATGATGCCATCGGTGCCTTCAGCGAAACCTCCGGGCTGGTCGGGACGTCATCGGATTTTCTGTTCGCTGGCCAGATCCAGACCGATTTCGGCTTCGATCTGACGGCTCGGACCCTTTTCAACGAAAACCTGGATGTGGCAAAGGCGGAGTTGCGCGGGGACTGGCGCGGCACCCGGACCGAGATCAGCGGCAGCTATATCTGGCTTGACGAGGATCCGGATGAGGATCGCACGCAGTCCGTGTCCGAGATCTATCTGGATGGCTCTTACAACATAAACCGGTTTTGGACCGCCAGCGCGAACTGGCGCTACGATCTGGCCGACACACGCGCGGCGACAGCCGGGATCGGCCTCGCCTATCGCAATGAATGCGTTGAGGTCGATCTTTCCCTGAACCGTCGCTATACCTCGTCAACGAGTGTTGAGCCCTCTACCGATTTCGGATTTAACATCGCGTTCAGAGGCTTTGGCGTTTCGAGCGGAACAGAAAGATACGTGCGATCATGCAACAATACCTGA
- the speB gene encoding agmatinase, which produces MTDFNQPISGNELARFSGPNSFMRLPAANSLDGLDVAMLGIPMDIGTSWRSGTRFGPKQIRAESAMIRPYNLQTGAAPFDGLQVADIGDLAINTFSLRDSLRIISESYDAILMHDVIPMAMGGDHSITLPILRSIAKKHGPVALVHVDAHADVNDEMFGEKETHGTVFRRAYEEGLIDPAKTYQIGLRGTGYAATDFTEAQGWGFQMWLAPELWHKPLSSLGDEIRRDIGDRPTYITYDIDSLDPAFAPGTGTPEIGGLTTPQAMELIRALKGVNVVGCDLVEVSPPYDPSGNTALTAANLLYELLCILPGVTYR; this is translated from the coding sequence ATGACCGATTTCAACCAACCGATCAGCGGGAACGAGCTTGCGCGCTTTTCCGGGCCGAACAGCTTTATGCGGCTGCCAGCGGCAAACAGCCTCGACGGGCTTGATGTGGCAATGCTGGGCATCCCGATGGATATCGGCACGTCGTGGCGGTCGGGCACTCGGTTCGGGCCAAAGCAGATCCGCGCGGAAAGTGCCATGATCCGGCCCTACAACCTGCAGACCGGGGCGGCGCCCTTCGACGGCCTGCAGGTGGCCGATATCGGGGATCTGGCGATCAACACGTTTTCGCTGCGCGATAGCCTTCGCATTATATCAGAGAGTTATGACGCGATCCTCATGCATGATGTGATCCCGATGGCGATGGGCGGCGACCACTCGATCACTCTGCCGATCCTGCGTAGCATCGCAAAGAAACACGGGCCTGTCGCGTTGGTCCATGTCGATGCCCATGCCGATGTGAATGACGAGATGTTCGGGGAGAAGGAGACCCACGGCACCGTCTTCCGTCGCGCCTATGAGGAGGGTCTGATCGACCCGGCGAAGACTTACCAGATCGGTTTGCGCGGCACGGGTTACGCCGCCACCGACTTTACCGAGGCGCAGGGATGGGGCTTCCAGATGTGGTTGGCGCCGGAGCTTTGGCATAAGCCGCTCTCGTCTCTTGGGGACGAGATCCGGCGCGATATCGGGGACCGGCCGACCTATATCACTTACGATATTGACAGCCTGGACCCGGCCTTCGCGCCTGGCACGGGCACGCCGGAAATCGGCGGTCTGACGACCCCGCAGGCGATGGAGCTGATCCGGGCGCTCAAGGGCGTGAATGTGGTGGGCTGCGATCTGGTGGAGGTGTCGCCGCCCTACGATCCTTCGGGCAACACCGCGCTGACAGCGGCGAACCTGCTTTACGAGCTGTTGTGTATTCTGCCGGGTGTGACATATCGCTAG
- a CDS encoding peptidylprolyl isomerase, producing MQQYLMRLILACAAALTLQLTGGGAMAQGLFSPAITVNEDAVTFYELEQRERFLRLLRAPGNPSELARQALIEDQLKRQVTREADIVPTEQEVLEGMDEFAARANLSREEFIQGLAGGGVSEETFRDFVEIGIAWREFVRARFLSRARPSESEIDRALGSGGGGGGVRVLLSEIIMPVNPNNIDTVQARAERISQLTSTSAFSAEARRYSATATRGNGGRMNWLPITDLPAQLRPVILALAPGEVTSPLSLPNAIALFQLRDIEETDAAAPTYSAIEYAAYYIPGGRSEAALNTAASIRARVDTCDDLYGIAQGQPEEVLDRGSLPPSEIPQDIAVELAKLDDGEVSTALTRSNGQTLVFLMLCGRTAEINQDTSRTDAANALTQQRLNFFSQSYLEQLRADAVIVEQ from the coding sequence ATGCAACAATACCTGATGCGGCTGATACTGGCCTGCGCGGCAGCGCTGACCCTTCAATTGACCGGTGGGGGTGCCATGGCGCAGGGGCTTTTCTCCCCTGCGATCACGGTGAACGAAGACGCGGTGACCTTTTATGAACTGGAGCAGCGGGAGCGTTTCCTGCGCTTGCTGCGCGCGCCCGGCAACCCTTCGGAACTGGCCCGTCAGGCGCTGATCGAAGACCAGCTGAAAAGACAGGTCACCCGGGAGGCGGATATCGTGCCGACGGAACAGGAAGTCCTTGAAGGTATGGATGAATTCGCCGCCCGCGCAAATCTCAGTCGGGAGGAATTCATTCAGGGCCTCGCGGGCGGCGGCGTCTCTGAAGAGACGTTTCGCGACTTCGTTGAGATCGGCATCGCATGGCGCGAATTTGTCCGGGCCAGGTTCCTGTCCCGCGCCCGCCCAAGCGAAAGCGAAATCGACCGGGCCCTGGGGTCTGGCGGTGGTGGGGGCGGTGTCCGCGTGCTGCTGTCGGAAATCATCATGCCGGTGAACCCCAACAACATCGACACGGTCCAGGCCCGCGCCGAACGGATCTCGCAGCTCACAAGCACCAGCGCATTTTCGGCCGAGGCGCGCCGGTATTCCGCAACCGCCACGCGCGGAAATGGTGGGCGCATGAACTGGTTGCCCATTACGGATCTGCCTGCCCAGTTGCGACCGGTCATTCTGGCCCTCGCCCCTGGTGAGGTGACGTCACCCTTGTCGCTGCCGAATGCCATCGCACTCTTCCAGCTCAGGGATATCGAGGAAACCGATGCGGCGGCACCGACCTATTCCGCCATTGAATACGCGGCCTACTACATCCCCGGAGGACGGAGCGAGGCCGCTTTGAACACCGCCGCCTCCATTCGCGCGCGGGTGGATACCTGTGACGATCTCTATGGCATCGCGCAAGGCCAGCCCGAAGAGGTGCTGGACCGTGGCAGCCTGCCCCCGTCCGAGATCCCGCAGGACATCGCCGTTGAACTTGCCAAGCTGGACGACGGCGAAGTCTCGACCGCGCTGACCCGTTCGAACGGGCAGACGCTGGTCTTTCTGATGCTCTGCGGCCGCACCGCCGAAATCAATCAGGACACCTCCCGCACGGATGCCGCGAACGCGCTGACGCAACAGCGTCTCAACTTCTTCTCGCAAAGCTATCTTGAGCAATTGCGGGCGGATGCCGTGATCGTCGAGCAATGA
- the pdxA gene encoding 4-hydroxythreonine-4-phosphate dehydrogenase PdxA: protein MTAPIAVSCGEPAGIGPELAVKAWRTLGADCPFFWIGDPRHLPEGTPSVEITSPSDTAKALSDGLPVLSHDFAEPTHAGEPSAANAKGVIEVLERAVGLVGSGAASALCTAPIHKKVLIDGADFAYPGHTEFLAALAGVDRVVMMLASDALRVVPATIHIALADVPAQLTPNLLRETIAITARGLQQQFGIDRPRIAVAGLNPHAGEGGAMGREELDWIEDLLTKIDLPDVTVTGPHPADTLFHAAARTRYDAAIAMYHDQALIPIKTLDFDRGVNVTLGLPFVRTSPDHGTAFDIAGHGIANPTSMIEALRLAQKMAARRV from the coding sequence ATGACCGCACCCATCGCGGTCAGTTGCGGCGAGCCTGCAGGCATCGGTCCGGAACTGGCCGTAAAGGCGTGGCGCACGCTTGGCGCCGACTGCCCGTTTTTCTGGATCGGTGACCCACGTCACCTGCCCGAGGGAACACCGAGCGTTGAGATCACCTCCCCGTCTGACACTGCAAAAGCGTTGTCAGACGGCCTGCCCGTGCTGTCCCACGACTTTGCCGAACCGACCCATGCGGGCGAGCCATCCGCGGCGAATGCCAAAGGAGTGATCGAGGTTCTTGAGCGGGCGGTGGGGCTGGTCGGGTCGGGTGCCGCATCCGCTCTTTGCACGGCGCCGATCCATAAGAAGGTACTGATTGACGGCGCCGATTTCGCTTATCCCGGCCATACTGAATTCCTGGCCGCCCTTGCCGGGGTCGATCGTGTCGTGATGATGTTGGCCAGCGACGCACTGCGGGTGGTTCCTGCAACGATCCACATCGCGCTCGCCGACGTTCCGGCACAACTCACCCCAAACCTCCTCCGCGAAACAATCGCGATTACAGCGCGGGGTTTGCAGCAGCAGTTCGGCATAGACCGGCCCCGGATTGCGGTTGCTGGCCTTAACCCGCACGCCGGAGAAGGCGGGGCGATGGGGCGCGAGGAACTGGACTGGATCGAGGACCTCCTTACCAAGATCGACCTGCCTGATGTGACCGTGACCGGACCGCATCCCGCCGACACGCTGTTTCATGCGGCGGCCCGCACGCGCTATGACGCGGCCATTGCGATGTATCACGATCAGGCGCTGATACCGATCAAGACGCTGGACTTCGACCGGGGGGTCAATGTGACGCTCGGCCTGCCCTTCGTTCGAACCTCTCCGGATCATGGTACGGCATTCGACATTGCCGGGCACGGCATCGCCAATCCGACCAGCATGATCGAAGCTCTCAGACTTGCTCAGAAGATGGCCGCTCGGCGGGTATGA
- the prmC gene encoding peptide chain release factor N(5)-glutamine methyltransferase, whose amino-acid sequence MTAAEAMVAATARLRAAGVDDPARDARVLLAHAARIEASRVTLIAPEDLAPDIEERFDQLISLRAVRVPVSHLLGEREFYGRRFKVSRDVLDPRPETETLIEVALAEPFDHVLDLGTGSGCLLVTLLAEMPSARGLGVDLSEAACLQASANAVLHRVQTRAELRQSDWFAAVDGRFDLIVSNPPYIALSEMDDLSEEVRSHEPRMALTDEGDGLGAYRAIAMGAPKRLRAGGRLLVEIGPTQADAVSELFIQAGLEALRILPDLDGRDRVVSAVMPLD is encoded by the coding sequence ATGACAGCGGCCGAAGCCATGGTCGCGGCGACTGCGCGCCTGCGGGCGGCCGGGGTGGATGATCCCGCCCGCGATGCAAGGGTGCTTCTGGCCCACGCCGCAAGGATCGAAGCCTCGCGCGTGACATTGATTGCGCCGGAAGACCTCGCCCCCGACATCGAGGAGCGGTTTGACCAGTTGATCTCTCTCCGGGCCGTTCGCGTGCCGGTCTCTCACTTGCTGGGAGAGCGAGAATTCTACGGTCGCCGTTTCAAGGTCAGCCGTGATGTGCTGGATCCGCGCCCGGAAACCGAAACCCTGATCGAGGTGGCCCTGGCGGAACCGTTCGACCATGTGCTGGACCTTGGCACCGGCTCAGGTTGCCTGTTGGTGACGTTGTTGGCCGAAATGCCGTCCGCGCGCGGGCTGGGCGTGGATCTGAGCGAAGCGGCTTGTTTGCAGGCCAGCGCGAACGCGGTGCTGCACCGGGTTCAAACGCGCGCGGAATTGCGCCAGTCCGACTGGTTTGCGGCTGTCGACGGTCGGTTTGACCTGATCGTTTCGAACCCGCCCTACATTGCGCTGTCGGAAATGGACGATCTGTCGGAAGAGGTGCGCAGTCATGAGCCCAGAATGGCCCTGACAGATGAGGGCGATGGGCTGGGCGCCTATCGCGCCATCGCCATGGGCGCGCCCAAGCGCTTGCGGGCGGGAGGCCGGCTTTTGGTCGAGATCGGACCGACGCAGGCTGACGCTGTCAGCGAACTCTTCATCCAGGCGGGGCTTGAAGCGTTGCGAATCCTGCCCGATCTCGACGGCAGGGATCGCGTTGTAAGTGCCGTTATGCCACTTGACTGA